A part of Pieris napi chromosome 9, ilPieNapi1.2, whole genome shotgun sequence genomic DNA contains:
- the LOC125052151 gene encoding dnaJ homolog subfamily C member 25 homolog — MLCYKHLVTILLTCLVTAVLGHDHLLEGIYCGKENCYDVLGVTRQATKNEIGKSYRQLARKFHPDLRRGEEAKKEAEEKFKEIATAYEILRDEEARSDYDYMLDNPQEYYAHYYRYYRRRMAPKVDVRIVVAVTITVISIIQYYSAWSKYDSAIKYFMTVPKYRNRALDIAKDETKDSQGKGKNKKSKAELKEEQDRIIRRVIEENMDIKGAYAKPEIKDILWIQLIMLPYTITYYVYWYVRWLWNYTILKKPYGDEEKLYLIRKFMQLGQHQFDALEDSERKSFLDKELWIKENFTVWKDIKEEETKKSLAENNKYKQYRRYMKSHGIGRMTFDDS; from the coding sequence atgttatgttataaacATTTAGTCACAATTCTTTTAACATGCCTAGTTACAGCGGTATTGGGCCACGATCATTTGCTTGAAGGTATTTATTGTggtaaagaaaattgttatGACGTTTTAGGAGTTACGAGACAAGCAACCAAAAATGAGATCGGTAAGAGCTATAGACAGCTCGCGAGGAAGTTCCATCCGGATTTGCGTAGAGGTGAAGAAGCGAAAAAAGAAGCCGAAGAGAAATTTAAGGAAATCGCGACAGCTTACGAGATTTTAAGAGATGAAGAAGCTCGTTCTGATTATGACTACATGTTGGACAATCCGCAAGAATACTATGCTCACTACTATAGGTATTATAGGCGTCGAATGGCCCCTAAGGTAGACGTGAGAATAGTTGTAGCTGTTACTATAACAGTTATATCTATAATACAGTACTATAGCGCATGGTCTAAATATGACTCGGCAATAAAATACTTCATGACAGTACCAAAATATAGAAACCGAGCATTGGATATAGCAAAAGATGAAACTAAGGATTCACAAGGGAAAGGTAAGAATAAGAAAAGCAAAGCAGAACTTAAAGAGGAACAAGATAGGATAATAAGACGAGTTATAGAAGAAAATATGGATATAAAAGGTGCTTATGCTAAACcagaaataaaagatataCTGTGGATTCAGCTTATTATGTTACCATATACAATtacttattatgtttattggtATGTACGGTGGCTGTGGaattacacaattttaaagaaaCCATATGGCGatgaagaaaaattatatctaatacGTAAGTTCATGCAACTTGGTCAACATCAGTTTGATGCATTAGAAGATTCAGAAAGAAAATCATTTCTGGATAAAGAGTTGTGGATAAAGGAAAACTTTACAGTGTGGAAAGACATCAAAGAGGAAGAAACTAAGAAATCATtagcagaaaataataaatataagcaataCAGAAGGTATATGAAAAGTCATGGTATAGGACGCATGACATTTGATGATTCATGA